From a region of the Salminus brasiliensis chromosome 4, fSalBra1.hap2, whole genome shotgun sequence genome:
- the crybb1l2 gene encoding crystallin, beta B1, like 2, protein MSTSGEKAKPASQPDGKAAQSTKSDFGMGSYKMCVFDQENFQGRMIEISNECMNVCEMGMDKVRSLRVECGPFVGFEQMNFCGEMYILEKGEYPRWDCWSNCQRNDYLLSFRPVRMDPEKHKICLYEVGEYKGRKMEIIDDDVPSLYAYGFTDRVGSIMVSCGTWVGYQYPGYRGSQYLLEKGDYRHFNEYGARCPQMQSVRRIRDMQWHQEGCYTMASK, encoded by the exons ATGTCTACCAGTGGAGAGAAGGCCAAGCCTGCTTCCCAGCCTGACGGCAAGGCCGCTCAGAGCACCAAATCAGACTTCGGCATGGGCTCTTacaag atgtgtgtgttcgACCAGGAGAACTTCCAGGGCCGCATGATTGAGATCTCCAACGAGTGTATGAACGTGTGTGAGATGGGCATGGACAAAGTGCGCTCGCTGCGCGTGGAGTGCGGCCC CTTTGTTGGTTTCGAGCAGATGAATTTCTGTGGTGAGATGTACATCCTGGAGAAGGGAGAGTACCCCCGCTGGGACTGCTGGAGCAACTGCCAGAGGAACGACTACCTGCTCTCCTTCAGGCCTGTCCGCATG GACCCTGAGAAGCATAAGATCTGTCTGTATGAGGTTGGCGAGTATAAGGGCCGTAAGATGGAGATCATTGATGACGACGTGCCCAGCCTGTATGCCTACGGCTTCACTGACCGAGTTGGCAGCATCATGGTCAGCTGTGGCAC CTGGGTGGGCTACCAGTACCCCGGCTACCGTGGCAGCCAGTACCTGCTGGAGAAGGGCGATTACAGACACTTTAACGAGTACGGTGCCCGCTGCCCCCAGATGCAGTCCGTGAGGCGCATCCGTGACATGCAGTGGCACCAGGAGGGCTGCTACACCATGGCCAGCAAGTGA